The following are from one region of the Stigmatella ashevillena genome:
- a CDS encoding transketolase family protein, whose amino-acid sequence METMRERFVSTTQSLLGRDPRLAVVLADISADVFAAARRQYPHRVINVGIREQLMISVAAGLALEGLRPVVHSYTPFLIERPYEQLKLGLCHQDVGAVLVSIGASYDWAAGGRTHQAPEDVALLDALPGWTVHVPGHPDEVEPLLRDALPGRDRVYLRLSLQTNAAPRPIVPGRFDVVRRGRRGTIIAVGPMLDGVLSAVAEQDLTVLYAATIRPFDAKTLLATLSEPTLVLVEPYLEGTSAHAVTAALTHLPHRLLSVGVGRAELRRYGTAQEHEAAHGLDVRGLRERITSFLRP is encoded by the coding sequence ATGGAAACCATGCGTGAGCGTTTCGTCTCCACCACCCAGAGCCTGCTCGGCAGAGATCCGCGCCTTGCCGTCGTGCTGGCGGACATCTCCGCCGATGTCTTCGCAGCGGCCCGGCGCCAATACCCTCACCGCGTCATCAACGTTGGCATCCGCGAGCAGCTCATGATCAGCGTCGCGGCGGGCCTGGCCCTCGAGGGATTGCGGCCGGTCGTCCATTCCTACACGCCGTTCCTCATCGAGAGGCCTTACGAGCAGCTCAAACTCGGCCTGTGCCACCAGGATGTGGGCGCGGTGCTCGTGAGCATTGGAGCGTCCTACGACTGGGCGGCGGGGGGACGCACCCACCAGGCCCCGGAGGACGTCGCCTTGCTGGATGCACTGCCCGGCTGGACCGTGCATGTGCCCGGTCACCCGGACGAGGTGGAACCGCTGCTGCGCGATGCCCTCCCGGGCCGGGACCGGGTGTACCTGCGGCTGTCACTCCAGACGAACGCGGCCCCCCGCCCCATCGTGCCTGGGCGGTTCGACGTGGTGCGCCGGGGACGCCGGGGAACCATCATCGCGGTGGGGCCCATGCTCGATGGCGTCCTGAGCGCGGTGGCCGAACAGGACCTCACCGTGCTGTACGCCGCGACCATCCGTCCCTTCGACGCCAAGACCCTGCTGGCCACCTTGAGCGAACCCACCCTCGTCCTGGTGGAGCCCTACCTGGAGGGGACCTCGGCGCATGCCGTCACGGCGGCGCTGACGCACCTGCCCCATCGCCTCTTGTCCGTGGGGGTGGGCCGGGCGGAGCTGCGCCGGTACGGGACCGCCCAGGAGCACGAAGCCGCGCATGGTCTGGATGTTCGCGGTCTGCGCGAGCGCATCACGTCTTTCCTCAGACCCTGA
- a CDS encoding thiamine pyrophosphate-dependent enzyme translates to MPTPTPSLPYGELGRLLSRMTGAEKHAPSATSTLDVLWVLYDQVLRVSPATLGDPDRDRFVLSKGHGPMAYYAVLAAKGFLPLQELGRFGAYDSLLGHHPDRVLVPGVEVGSGSLGHGLPIAVGMALGLRIQGRTRPRVAVLLGDAEMDEGSNHEAIAVAGRMGLDALTAIVIDNQSASLGWPGGLANRFASEGWHAETVNGRDHAALARALNSPREGRPQAVIATVEPKG, encoded by the coding sequence ATGCCAACTCCCACACCGTCTCTTCCCTATGGAGAACTGGGTCGGCTGTTGTCGCGGATGACCGGGGCCGAGAAGCATGCCCCGAGCGCGACCTCGACCCTCGATGTGCTCTGGGTGCTCTACGACCAGGTGCTGCGGGTATCCCCCGCCACCCTGGGGGATCCCGATCGGGATCGCTTCGTCCTTTCCAAGGGGCACGGGCCCATGGCGTATTACGCCGTCCTCGCCGCCAAGGGGTTTCTTCCCCTCCAGGAGTTGGGCCGGTTTGGCGCTTATGACTCCTTGCTCGGACACCACCCTGACCGGGTGTTGGTGCCAGGGGTCGAGGTGGGGAGCGGCTCGCTGGGCCACGGACTGCCGATCGCGGTGGGCATGGCGCTCGGCTTGCGCATCCAGGGGCGCACGCGTCCCCGGGTGGCCGTTTTGCTGGGAGACGCGGAGATGGACGAGGGCAGCAACCACGAGGCGATTGCCGTCGCGGGGCGCATGGGCTTGGACGCGCTCACCGCCATCGTCATCGACAACCAGTCGGCCTCCCTCGGATGGCCTGGAGGCCTCGCAAACCGCTTTGCGTCCGAAGGCTGGCACGCGGAGACGGTGAACGGCCGTGACCACGCCGCCCTGGCGCGCGCCCTGAATTCTCCTCGCGAGGGTCGGCCCCAAGCCGTCATCGCCACCGTCGAACCCAAAGGGTGA
- the soxR gene encoding redox-sensitive transcriptional activator SoxR, translating to MSTLPAMVTIGELAARSGMATSALRFYEKEGLIHAERTGGNQRRFPRSELRRVSFIRAAQQVGLTLEEIREALASLPGSRTPTQADWEKLSRTWRHRLDERIAQLERLRDKLTSCIGCGCLSLKKCHLYNPDDQAALGGPGARYLLGDTSPPKT from the coding sequence ATGAGCACCTTGCCCGCGATGGTCACCATTGGAGAGCTGGCAGCCCGCAGCGGCATGGCCACCTCCGCGCTGCGGTTCTACGAGAAAGAAGGCCTCATCCACGCCGAGCGGACAGGCGGCAACCAGCGCCGGTTTCCCCGGAGCGAGCTGCGGCGTGTCTCGTTCATCCGCGCGGCGCAGCAGGTTGGGCTGACCCTGGAGGAGATCCGGGAAGCCCTCGCTTCGCTGCCTGGATCCCGCACGCCGACGCAGGCGGATTGGGAGAAGCTGTCCCGCACCTGGCGTCACCGGCTGGACGAGCGGATTGCCCAATTGGAGCGGCTGCGGGACAAGCTCACCTCGTGCATCGGCTGCGGGTGTCTGTCCCTGAAGAAGTGCCACCTCTACAATCCGGATGATCAGGCCGCGCTCGGCGGACCTGGGGCGCGCTATCTCCTGGGGGATACGTCCCCGCCGAAGACGTGA
- a CDS encoding TIGR04141 family sporadically distributed protein, translating to MKKRTVRTPAKPPTRNLTFLLIKKEFKTFEEALKEPLPRRQKQLPADYGFEGTLYTSESPAKKPRWVSFVEEGFPEGIPIDPSSTPGAVLLLKADSRLFALTFGQGRHLLKADACEVDFGLKVTLNMVDAAKLRSLDMRTFEESTLHTRRQVSRNSSLDAFNVDVIRDLLGAVTGEPPDAGFAKRLTGRDALTLTGAVLFSELANTCKVLLKAYKENKYKENFAWVDNIRLVKDGFLREELNQQLMQAINKGELHKIHLAPPEVIDWTQAGFRYPSERVGVDEPHSDLDITECLEALAKRAGGSASALELTLDDFKKGKIRVVYEDSSYEHEQWPLYNCLVAELSGKESLHILSAGQWFKIEKTFAAQTLKDAKGFVKELTGFPAARPGETEGDYNARVAQGSKSLALLDKHLLKSKGARTPIEPCDLFSLSGQFIHIKRKVRSSALSHLFSQGSVAAETFLRDDSFRKKLKAAMTQQNPSLAALLDDPIPSNYEIVFAVITGSKREWPEALPFFSQLNFVRHAQRLSGYGFKVSLCRIEEKA from the coding sequence ATGAAAAAGCGCACCGTCCGGACACCTGCCAAGCCTCCCACCCGGAACTTGACCTTCTTGCTGATCAAAAAGGAGTTCAAGACCTTCGAAGAAGCACTCAAGGAGCCTCTTCCTCGCCGACAGAAACAGCTCCCCGCAGATTACGGCTTCGAGGGCACACTCTACACGTCTGAATCACCGGCCAAGAAACCGCGGTGGGTGTCCTTCGTAGAGGAGGGTTTCCCGGAGGGCATTCCCATCGACCCAAGCTCCACCCCGGGTGCGGTCTTGCTCCTCAAGGCGGATTCTCGCCTGTTCGCATTGACCTTTGGACAAGGACGGCACCTCCTCAAAGCCGACGCCTGCGAAGTGGACTTCGGCTTGAAGGTCACCCTCAACATGGTCGACGCGGCCAAGCTGCGCAGCCTCGACATGCGTACTTTCGAAGAATCAACCCTTCACACGCGCAGGCAGGTCAGCCGCAATTCGTCTCTGGATGCCTTTAACGTCGACGTCATCCGGGACCTCCTGGGCGCAGTCACGGGCGAGCCCCCTGATGCGGGCTTCGCCAAGCGGCTCACGGGCCGGGATGCCTTGACGTTGACAGGGGCTGTGCTCTTTTCGGAGTTGGCCAACACGTGCAAAGTTCTTCTCAAAGCCTACAAAGAGAACAAATACAAAGAGAATTTTGCCTGGGTTGACAACATTCGCCTCGTCAAGGATGGCTTCCTCCGAGAGGAACTCAATCAGCAGTTGATGCAGGCTATCAACAAGGGTGAACTCCACAAAATCCATCTCGCTCCCCCCGAGGTCATCGACTGGACGCAGGCGGGATTCCGCTACCCCAGTGAGCGGGTGGGTGTTGACGAGCCCCACAGTGACCTGGACATCACGGAATGCCTCGAAGCCCTTGCCAAACGAGCAGGGGGCTCAGCCTCCGCCCTGGAACTAACGCTGGATGATTTCAAGAAGGGAAAAATCCGCGTTGTCTACGAAGACTCTTCTTACGAGCATGAGCAATGGCCTCTCTACAACTGTCTGGTTGCGGAGCTGAGCGGCAAGGAGTCTCTTCACATCCTGTCCGCCGGGCAGTGGTTCAAGATTGAAAAGACTTTTGCTGCCCAGACACTCAAGGATGCCAAGGGTTTCGTCAAAGAGCTCACGGGCTTCCCCGCCGCCCGCCCCGGCGAAACAGAGGGGGACTACAACGCGAGGGTGGCCCAGGGTTCCAAGAGCCTGGCGCTCCTCGACAAGCATCTGCTCAAGAGCAAGGGCGCTCGAACCCCGATCGAACCCTGTGATCTCTTCTCCCTCAGTGGTCAGTTCATCCACATCAAGCGGAAGGTTCGCTCATCCGCTCTGAGCCACCTGTTCTCACAGGGCTCCGTCGCAGCCGAAACCTTCCTTCGAGATGACAGCTTCCGGAAGAAGCTGAAGGCGGCCATGACCCAGCAGAATCCTTCGCTGGCCGCTCTCTTGGATGATCCGATTCCCAGCAACTACGAGATCGTCTTCGCCGTCATCACCGGCTCCAAGCGCGAGTGGCCCGAGGCGCTTCCGTTTTTCAGCCAGCTCAACTTCGTCCGGCATGCCCAGCGCCTCTCCGGCTACGGCTTCAAGGTCAGCCTTTGCCGAATCGAAGAGAAGGCGTGA
- a CDS encoding MBL fold metallo-hydrolase yields MRQIRLLVATAVALTVWMAACSSDEEETPPPEAPPISGDAVSTSRGDLIIHPVNHATFVLYWAGKTLYVDPVGEASGYQGLPTPDVIFVTDIHGDHLSTATLTALVRPETVIVAPQAVRDALPASLQGAVQVLANGGKLTVAELSAEAIPMYNLTAERLQYHEKGRGNGYVLTFGQTRVYIAGDTEDIPEMRALRDIAVAFIPMNLPYTMTVAQAADAVREFKPKVVYPYHFRDSDLNEFTRLVGTDVGVEVRVRNWY; encoded by the coding sequence ATGCGTCAGATCCGGTTGCTTGTCGCCACTGCGGTGGCGCTCACGGTGTGGATGGCTGCATGTTCGTCGGACGAGGAGGAGACGCCTCCCCCCGAGGCGCCGCCCATTTCGGGAGATGCCGTCTCCACGTCCCGGGGAGACCTGATCATCCACCCGGTCAACCACGCCACCTTCGTCCTATATTGGGCGGGCAAGACGCTCTACGTCGATCCGGTGGGAGAGGCCTCGGGGTATCAGGGCTTGCCGACACCGGATGTCATCTTCGTGACCGACATCCACGGCGATCACCTGAGCACCGCCACCCTGACGGCCCTGGTGCGGCCGGAGACGGTCATCGTGGCGCCCCAGGCGGTGCGGGACGCCCTGCCCGCCTCTCTCCAGGGGGCAGTGCAGGTGCTCGCGAACGGCGGGAAGCTGACCGTGGCGGAGCTCTCCGCCGAGGCGATCCCGATGTACAACCTCACGGCCGAGCGGCTCCAGTACCACGAGAAGGGCCGTGGCAATGGCTACGTCCTGACCTTCGGGCAGACGCGGGTCTACATCGCGGGTGATACAGAGGACATCCCCGAGATGAGGGCGCTGCGCGACATCGCCGTGGCGTTCATTCCGATGAACCTGCCCTACACCATGACGGTGGCCCAGGCGGCGGATGCGGTGCGCGAGTTCAAACCCAAGGTGGTTTATCCCTATCACTTTCGTGACAGCGATCTGAACGAGTTTACCCGGCTCGTCGGCACGGATGTGGGGGTCGAAGTGCGTGTGCGCAACTGGTACTGA
- a CDS encoding tRNA1(Val) (adenine(37)-N6)-methyltransferase → MPEALGPDETLDAIGTAGVQVVQRRTGYRFNLDAVLLAAFAAAEGTREGRVLELGAGSGVVSFLLVRQFHRGPVDALELQPAVYARLERGVRLNGLEEQVRPLLGDLREARTLLPPGGHALVVSNPPFRRASAGVRSPDEERALSKQELACDAAAVVAAARHALFRGGGVSLVYPAARLTEVLGELTAARLFPRALRLIHARVEAPATRFLVHALRDQDRGLEVRPPLIVHGEGPGGYGPEVAALMDPPRS, encoded by the coding sequence ATGCCGGAGGCCCTCGGACCGGACGAGACGCTGGATGCCATTGGCACGGCGGGAGTCCAGGTGGTGCAGCGCCGGACGGGGTACCGCTTCAACTTGGACGCGGTGCTGCTCGCGGCGTTCGCCGCGGCGGAGGGCACCCGGGAAGGGCGTGTGCTGGAGCTGGGGGCAGGCAGCGGGGTGGTGTCATTCCTGCTGGTGCGGCAGTTCCACCGGGGCCCCGTGGACGCGCTGGAACTGCAACCTGCGGTGTACGCGCGGCTGGAGCGAGGCGTAAGGCTCAACGGGTTGGAGGAGCAGGTCCGCCCGCTGCTCGGAGATCTGCGCGAGGCGAGGACGCTGCTGCCTCCGGGAGGCCATGCCCTCGTGGTCTCGAACCCCCCTTTCCGCCGCGCGAGCGCGGGTGTGCGAAGCCCGGACGAGGAGCGAGCCCTGTCCAAGCAGGAGCTGGCCTGTGACGCGGCGGCGGTGGTGGCGGCAGCGCGCCATGCCCTTTTCCGAGGCGGAGGGGTCAGCCTGGTGTACCCGGCGGCCCGGTTGACGGAGGTGCTCGGCGAACTCACGGCGGCGAGACTCTTTCCCCGGGCGTTGCGGCTCATCCATGCGCGGGTGGAAGCGCCCGCGACGCGTTTCCTGGTGCATGCGCTCCGGGACCAGGACCGGGGATTGGAGGTCCGCCCACCGCTCATCGTCCACGGAGAAGGCCCGGGAGGATACGGGCCCGAGGTGGCCGCGCTGATGGACCCGCCCCGGTCATAG
- the gshB gene encoding glutathione synthase, with translation MAPLTLGFLMDPLEHVRVDHDSTFAMMVEAHRRGHTVRYFEQGWLRFSGRCTEARMRTVSVQAEAGRHFEVRQEAVHPISSLDVLFLRKDPPVDVDFLHATQLVELCAGKSPIYINSPSALREANEKLFTLHFPDLMPETFVARELPALADFIARHPGGTILKPIDGFGGKGIVFLDQKDRNTRSMLEMLTRGGQEPIMAQAYVPQARLGDKRIILVNGEPLGAVLRVPSDDDHRGNMAAGGKPVKTVLTAREKEICARLKPVLLERGLYLVGIDVLGDYLTEVNVTSPTGLVEIDRLDGVSIESHVIDLAERLSANR, from the coding sequence ATGGCGCCCCTCACCTTGGGATTCTTGATGGACCCGCTCGAGCACGTGCGGGTGGACCATGACTCCACGTTCGCGATGATGGTGGAGGCGCACCGGCGGGGCCACACGGTGCGCTACTTCGAGCAGGGCTGGCTGCGCTTCAGCGGCCGATGTACCGAGGCCCGCATGCGCACGGTGTCCGTGCAGGCCGAGGCGGGTCGGCACTTCGAGGTGCGGCAGGAGGCGGTGCATCCGATCTCCAGCCTGGATGTGCTCTTCCTGCGCAAGGATCCGCCGGTGGACGTGGACTTTCTGCACGCCACGCAACTGGTGGAGTTGTGCGCGGGCAAGTCTCCGATCTACATCAACAGCCCCTCGGCCCTGCGCGAGGCAAACGAGAAGCTCTTCACGCTGCACTTCCCGGACCTGATGCCGGAGACGTTCGTGGCGCGGGAGCTGCCGGCGCTGGCGGACTTCATCGCCCGGCACCCCGGGGGGACCATCCTCAAACCCATCGATGGCTTTGGGGGCAAGGGGATCGTCTTCCTGGACCAGAAGGATCGCAACACGCGCTCGATGCTGGAGATGCTCACCCGGGGAGGCCAGGAGCCCATCATGGCCCAGGCCTACGTGCCGCAGGCGCGCCTGGGCGACAAGCGCATCATCCTGGTGAACGGAGAGCCCCTGGGCGCGGTGCTCCGGGTGCCCTCGGACGACGACCACCGGGGGAACATGGCCGCGGGGGGAAAGCCGGTGAAGACGGTGCTCACGGCGCGCGAGAAGGAGATCTGCGCCCGCCTCAAGCCCGTGCTGCTGGAGCGAGGGCTGTACTTGGTGGGCATCGACGTGCTGGGCGACTACCTCACGGAGGTGAACGTGACGAGCCCCACGGGGCTGGTGGAGATCGACCGGCTGGATGGCGTGAGCATCGAGTCCCACGTCATTGATCTCGCGGAGCGCTTGTCCGCGAACCGGTGA
- a CDS encoding serine/threonine protein kinase gives MDLYRGELIGKYEVITQLSVGGMAELFLGFTSGPGGFRKYVAIKRILPDVRSNEQFERMFLDEARITAAFNHPNIAQVYELGQEDDGLFLAMEFVAGQNLDQLTDACRRRRQPLPLGMSLAVGRDVCMALHYAHTFAGPSGRPSPVIHRDVAQKNIMVTYDGVVKLLDFGIAKARGSLERTHVGTVKGTAGYMSPEQVRGDPIDGRSDLFSLGVVLWELVTGQRLFEGKTERDEMVNILEAPIPSPRQRAGQVSEEVSAVILKALERNAGDRWQSGRDMARALEDAAGRMMFDTDRRAALMRSLFQSKMASTRALLDSADVGKAPAPSGPEPAVIVSPDVGEPESWEPSTPLPRAEDEELAAEAASLSARATALPEDDSVTRDATRGPWAIILLALVVGGGFLIWKLVPALDEQVEPEPKVPAFVDPRLRQFPESGQPIPPPVQAADAGSAAVAEPVEQTGKKEETPGKKETGKPSKRGAPVQTGLLTLVITPEASVFLDNELLGRTPIFNKAMRTGTHYLLVLGPDGQKRRLSVPIKAGKPVVLKLSLNEIPLR, from the coding sequence ATGGACCTCTACCGAGGCGAGTTGATTGGAAAGTACGAGGTCATCACCCAGCTCTCGGTGGGCGGCATGGCGGAGCTGTTCCTGGGCTTCACCTCGGGACCCGGGGGTTTCCGCAAGTACGTGGCCATCAAGCGCATCCTCCCGGATGTGCGCAGCAATGAGCAGTTCGAGCGCATGTTCCTGGACGAGGCGCGCATCACCGCGGCCTTCAACCACCCGAACATCGCCCAGGTGTACGAGCTGGGGCAGGAGGACGATGGGCTGTTCCTCGCCATGGAGTTCGTCGCCGGGCAGAACCTGGACCAGCTCACCGACGCGTGCCGCCGCCGCCGCCAGCCCCTGCCGCTGGGGATGAGCCTGGCGGTGGGCCGGGACGTGTGCATGGCGCTGCACTACGCGCACACGTTCGCCGGGCCCTCGGGCCGGCCCAGCCCCGTCATCCACCGGGACGTCGCCCAGAAGAACATCATGGTGACGTACGACGGGGTGGTGAAGCTGCTGGACTTCGGCATCGCCAAGGCGCGTGGCAGTCTGGAGCGCACGCACGTGGGCACGGTGAAGGGCACGGCGGGGTACATGTCGCCCGAGCAGGTGCGCGGAGATCCGATCGACGGGCGCAGCGATCTCTTCTCGCTGGGGGTGGTGCTCTGGGAACTCGTCACCGGCCAGCGCCTGTTCGAGGGAAAGACGGAGCGCGACGAGATGGTGAACATCCTCGAGGCGCCCATTCCCTCGCCCCGCCAGCGGGCGGGCCAGGTGTCCGAGGAGGTGTCCGCCGTCATCCTCAAGGCCCTGGAGCGCAACGCGGGAGACCGTTGGCAGAGTGGCCGGGACATGGCGCGGGCGCTGGAGGATGCGGCTGGCCGGATGATGTTCGACACGGATCGGCGCGCGGCGCTCATGCGCTCGCTGTTCCAGAGCAAGATGGCCTCGACGCGGGCGCTGCTGGACAGCGCGGATGTGGGCAAGGCGCCCGCCCCGTCCGGGCCCGAGCCTGCGGTGATCGTCTCCCCGGACGTCGGCGAGCCCGAGTCGTGGGAGCCTTCCACCCCCCTGCCCCGGGCGGAGGACGAGGAGCTGGCGGCGGAAGCCGCTTCCCTGAGCGCGCGGGCGACGGCGCTGCCCGAGGACGATTCCGTCACCCGGGATGCGACGCGGGGTCCGTGGGCCATCATCCTGCTGGCCCTCGTGGTCGGGGGTGGCTTTCTGATCTGGAAGCTCGTGCCAGCGCTGGATGAGCAGGTGGAGCCCGAGCCCAAAGTGCCCGCCTTTGTCGATCCCCGGCTCAGACAGTTCCCCGAGTCCGGCCAGCCCATTCCGCCGCCGGTGCAAGCGGCCGATGCGGGGAGCGCGGCGGTGGCCGAGCCCGTGGAGCAGACCGGGAAGAAGGAGGAGACCCCCGGGAAGAAGGAAACCGGTAAACCCTCGAAGCGCGGGGCGCCGGTCCAGACGGGCCTGCTAACGCTGGTCATTACCCCGGAGGCGAGCGTCTTCCTGGACAACGAGCTGCTGGGCCGGACGCCGATATTCAACAAAGCGATGCGCACGGGCACGCACTACCTGCTCGTCCTGGGACCGGATGGGCAGAAGCGCCGGCTCTCGGTTCCCATCAAGGCGGGCAAACCCGTCGTCTTGAAGCTGTCGCTGAACGAGATTCCCCTGCGCTGA
- a CDS encoding tenascin-X, with product MGRRKMQGGAGRALLLMGLMAAVLGVGCRESPPLTGASGRLRLSTEGVAFPSTYVGQTREDTVRVLNAGRAPLEVRWTSVEAPFTVEGLPERLGAGEALARIRFAPVTPGPFSATLVGTSPEGGTVSLVLTGEALPLPECALPGTCYRATFDVVTERCVAVALEDGTPCDPGNECVLEARCVSAQCKGRERVCDDGNACTSDVCNPLDGCTSVPAPPCPGDGKCQVGVCDPAKGCGLAKAPDGTFCGTRRGCDGADVCVDGTCALRDLPDGFVCAPGTPCQGEGRCQGPDCARPTATALVPNWTFDAAERSRDLHDIMVWPDGSVTLAGFFSSPMLDATGETPVSAAGTGRRCMLWNERLLCMDYPLQGTVSLLDRRTGEPRWTFTLTSARPDLGARATTMFMARLAVMAPDRLAALFEAYPANSEEGTLCRVYFLVVLDAKGGLISGQLLEDPLLSECNHPHPFGLVSNTEGDLFVAFSPTVNSGAPLQAGAPTLLLAYSADGVERWRRTLPMAGGELGTVRGLLLPEYSTAALSTLDGTEQGTVAELGRAVATRDVVVPSPAGTTVNPTGGEAAASELKGYTVPGLSPLWTYALPAGQRFTSKELRLADTLPWGAQGAETLALGFASDGITPTLVGVRTRDGSEAFQCPLAYEPLSVQQLFELGPESLVLMDGSNECGQCDPPFAYSRARFQRFPLPRMQPTVAPWPGTFGGPGHGHHELPVRTEP from the coding sequence ATGGGACGCAGGAAGATGCAGGGCGGGGCAGGCCGGGCGCTGCTCCTGATGGGGCTCATGGCGGCGGTGCTGGGCGTGGGCTGCCGCGAGAGCCCTCCTCTGACTGGAGCCTCGGGCCGGCTGCGGCTGTCCACGGAAGGGGTGGCGTTCCCTTCCACCTATGTGGGCCAGACGCGCGAGGACACCGTGCGGGTGCTCAACGCGGGCCGCGCGCCGCTGGAGGTGCGGTGGACCTCGGTGGAGGCCCCCTTCACGGTGGAGGGGCTTCCGGAGCGATTGGGCGCGGGGGAGGCCCTGGCCCGGATCCGGTTCGCGCCCGTGACGCCGGGCCCCTTCTCTGCCACGCTCGTGGGCACCTCGCCCGAAGGGGGCACGGTGTCGCTGGTGCTGACGGGGGAGGCCCTGCCCCTGCCCGAGTGCGCGCTTCCCGGGACGTGCTACCGCGCCACCTTTGATGTGGTCACGGAGCGGTGCGTGGCGGTGGCCTTGGAGGACGGGACGCCGTGCGATCCCGGCAATGAGTGCGTGCTGGAGGCCCGCTGCGTGTCCGCCCAGTGCAAGGGGCGCGAGCGGGTGTGTGACGACGGCAACGCGTGCACCTCGGATGTGTGCAACCCGCTGGATGGCTGCACGTCCGTGCCCGCGCCGCCGTGTCCCGGAGATGGGAAGTGCCAGGTGGGCGTGTGCGATCCGGCCAAGGGCTGTGGGTTGGCCAAGGCGCCAGACGGCACCTTCTGTGGGACTCGGCGCGGGTGCGACGGGGCGGACGTGTGCGTGGATGGAACGTGCGCGCTGAGAGATTTGCCGGATGGCTTCGTCTGCGCGCCGGGCACGCCGTGCCAGGGCGAAGGGCGTTGCCAAGGACCGGACTGTGCGCGTCCGACCGCCACCGCGCTGGTGCCCAACTGGACGTTCGACGCGGCCGAGAGATCCCGCGATCTGCACGACATCATGGTGTGGCCCGATGGCAGCGTGACGTTGGCGGGCTTCTTCTCCAGCCCGATGCTGGACGCCACCGGAGAGACGCCGGTGAGCGCGGCGGGCACGGGCCGGCGCTGCATGCTGTGGAACGAGCGGCTCCTGTGCATGGACTACCCGCTCCAGGGCACGGTGTCCCTGTTGGACCGCAGAACGGGGGAGCCACGGTGGACCTTCACCCTGACCTCGGCGCGGCCGGACCTGGGGGCGCGGGCGACGACGATGTTCATGGCCCGGCTGGCGGTAATGGCGCCGGACCGGCTGGCGGCGCTCTTCGAGGCATACCCGGCGAACTCCGAGGAAGGCACGCTGTGCCGGGTGTATTTCCTGGTGGTGCTGGACGCGAAGGGAGGGCTCATCTCGGGGCAGCTGCTGGAAGATCCTCTGCTGTCCGAGTGCAACCACCCCCACCCGTTTGGCCTGGTGTCGAACACCGAGGGAGATCTGTTCGTGGCCTTCTCGCCGACGGTGAACTCCGGGGCGCCCTTGCAGGCGGGCGCCCCCACGTTGCTCTTGGCGTATTCGGCGGATGGCGTGGAGCGCTGGCGGCGCACGTTGCCCATGGCGGGAGGCGAGCTGGGCACGGTGCGGGGGCTCTTGCTGCCCGAGTACAGCACCGCGGCGCTGAGCACGCTGGATGGGACGGAGCAGGGCACGGTGGCGGAGCTCGGCCGGGCGGTGGCCACGCGGGACGTGGTGGTGCCCAGCCCGGCGGGGACGACGGTGAACCCCACGGGAGGAGAGGCGGCCGCCTCGGAGCTGAAGGGCTACACGGTGCCGGGGCTCTCGCCCTTGTGGACGTACGCCCTGCCGGCCGGGCAGCGCTTCACGTCGAAGGAGCTGCGGCTGGCGGACACGCTGCCCTGGGGCGCCCAGGGCGCGGAGACGTTGGCGCTGGGCTTTGCCTCGGACGGCATCACGCCCACGCTCGTGGGGGTGCGGACGCGGGATGGCTCGGAGGCCTTTCAGTGCCCGCTGGCCTATGAGCCGCTCTCGGTGCAGCAGCTCTTCGAGTTGGGGCCGGAGAGTCTGGTGTTGATGGACGGCTCGAACGAGTGCGGGCAGTGCGATCCGCCGTTCGCCTACAGCCGGGCCCGCTTTCAGCGATTCCCCCTGCCGAGGATGCAGCCGACGGTGGCCCCCTGGCCGGGCACCTTCGGAGGCCCCGGACACGGACACCACGAGCTGCCGGTACGCACGGAGCCCTGA
- a CDS encoding GNAT family N-acetyltransferase has protein sequence MQVPVLHTGRLELVSLSEDFLVASLAGERTRAEQLGGFQLPEEWPGTHESLLRMRLEDLGKDPSLRPWLLRALVRREPGRLMVGYANFHGAPDERRAVEMGYEVFPEYRRQGYAEETVRELVAWAKREHGIHHFVASVSPGNGPSLAMVRKLGFRQTGSQWDEVDGEELVFELFSEPLRGG, from the coding sequence ATGCAGGTTCCTGTTCTCCACACCGGACGTTTGGAGCTGGTGTCCTTGTCCGAGGATTTCCTGGTCGCCTCCCTCGCGGGGGAGCGGACGCGGGCCGAGCAGTTGGGAGGTTTCCAGCTCCCCGAGGAGTGGCCGGGAACGCATGAGTCCTTGTTGCGCATGCGCCTGGAAGACTTGGGCAAGGACCCCTCGCTGCGGCCCTGGCTGCTCCGGGCCCTTGTGCGGCGAGAGCCCGGGCGCCTCATGGTGGGCTATGCGAACTTCCATGGGGCTCCGGATGAGCGGAGGGCCGTCGAGATGGGCTACGAGGTCTTTCCGGAATACCGCCGCCAGGGCTATGCGGAGGAGACGGTGCGCGAGCTGGTGGCCTGGGCAAAGCGGGAGCACGGCATCCACCACTTCGTGGCCTCGGTGAGTCCTGGCAACGGCCCCTCCCTGGCGATGGTGCGCAAGCTGGGGTTCCGGCAGACGGGCTCGCAGTGGGACGAGGTGGATGGGGAAGAGCTCGTCTTCGAGCTCTTCTCTGAACCGCTCCGCGGCGGGTGA